In Corvus hawaiiensis isolate bCorHaw1 chromosome 35, bCorHaw1.pri.cur, whole genome shotgun sequence, a genomic segment contains:
- the LOC125319010 gene encoding olfactory receptor 14J1-like, translating to MSNSSSISPFLLLPLADTRQLQLLHFCLFLGISLAALLGNGLIISAGACGQHLHSPMFFFLLSLALTDLGSSCTTVPKAMHNSLWGTRHISYTACAAQVFLIVFFLGTEDFLLTIMCYERYVSICKALHYGTLLGSRACAHMAAAAWASAFLTALLHTANTFSLPLCQGNALGQFFCEIPHILRLSCSDTYLREFGLLAFSTFPFLGCFVFMLFSYVQISRAVLRIPSEQGRHKAFSTCLPHLAVLSLFISTGTFAHLKPPSTSSPSLDVVVSVLFSVVPPALKPLIYSLRNQELKDALRKMMTVSFQKE from the coding sequence ATGtccaacagcagctccatcagccccttcctcctgctgccattgGCAGACAcgcggcagctgcagctcctgcacttctgcctcttcctgggcatctccctggctgccctcctgGGCAACGGCCTCATCATCAGCGCCGGAGCCTGcggccagcacctgcacagccccatgttcttcttcctgctcagcctggccctCACCGACCtgggctccagctgcaccactgtccccaaggccaTGCACAATTCCCTCTGGGGCACCAGGCACATCTCCTACACAGCATGTGCTGCTCAGGTGTTTCTGATTGTCTTCTTTCTTGGAACAGAGGATTTCCTCCTCACCATCATGTGCTACGAGCGCTACGTGTCCATCTGCAAAGCCCTGCACTACGGgaccctcctgggcagcagagcttgtgcccacatggcagcagctgcctgggccagtgcctttctcactgctctgctgcacacggccaatacattttccctgcccctgtgccagggcaatGCCCTGGGCcagttcttctgtgaaatcccACACATCCTCAGGCTCTCCTGCTCAGACACATACCTGAGGGAATTTGGGCTTCTTGCTTTTagtacttttccttttttgggttgttttgtgttcatgCTTTTCTCCTATGTGCAGATCTCCAGGGCCGTGCTGAGGATCCCCTCTGAGCAGGGCCGGCACAAAGCCTTTTCCACGTGCCTCCCTCACCTGGCCGTGCTCTCTCTGTTTATCAGCACGGGCACATTTGCTCACCTAAAGCCCCCCTCCACCtcgtccccatccctggatgtggtGGTGTCAGTTCTGTTCTCGGTGGTGCCTCCAGCCCTGAAGCCCCTCATCTACAGCCTGAGGAACCAGGAGCTCAAGGATGCCCTGAGGAAAATGATGACTGTATCTTTTCAGAAGGAATAA